A section of the Citrobacter farmeri genome encodes:
- the rsmA gene encoding 16S rRNA (adenine(1518)-N(6)/adenine(1519)-N(6))-dimethyltransferase RsmA: MNNRVHQGHLARKRFGQNFLNDQFVIDSIVSAINPQKGQAMVEIGPGLAALTEPVGERLDALTVIELDRDLAARLQTHPFLGPKLTIYQQDAMTMNFGELSEKMGQPLRVFGNLPYNISTPLMFHLFSYTDAIADMHFMLQKEVVNRLVAGPNSKAYGRLSVMAQYYCNIIPVLEVPPSAFTPPPKVDSAVVRLVPHTTMPYPVKDIRLLSRITTEAFNQRRKTIRNSLGNLFSVEVLTELGIDPAMRAENISVAQYCQMANYLSENAPSKES; this comes from the coding sequence ATGAATAATCGAGTCCATCAGGGCCATTTAGCCCGTAAACGTTTCGGGCAAAACTTCCTCAACGATCAGTTTGTGATCGACAGTATTGTCTCCGCCATTAACCCACAAAAGGGTCAGGCGATGGTCGAAATCGGCCCCGGTCTGGCGGCGCTGACGGAGCCGGTAGGCGAACGTCTGGATGCGCTGACGGTCATTGAACTTGACCGCGATCTGGCCGCACGCCTGCAAACGCACCCCTTCCTGGGCCCCAAACTGACAATCTATCAGCAAGACGCCATGACCATGAATTTTGGCGAATTATCTGAAAAGATGGGGCAACCGCTACGCGTGTTCGGCAACCTGCCCTATAACATCTCTACCCCGCTGATGTTCCACCTGTTTAGCTATACTGATGCCATTGCTGATATGCACTTTATGTTGCAGAAAGAGGTGGTCAATCGACTGGTTGCAGGACCAAACAGTAAGGCGTATGGTCGCTTAAGCGTGATGGCGCAGTATTATTGCAACATAATTCCAGTGCTTGAAGTTCCGCCATCCGCCTTCACACCGCCGCCAAAAGTGGATTCCGCCGTGGTGCGCCTGGTGCCGCATACTACGATGCCCTACCCGGTAAAAGATATTCGCCTGTTGAGCCGCATCACCACAGAAGCGTTCAACCAGCGCCGTAAAACGATTCGTAATAGCCTCGGCAATCTGTTCAGCGTTGAGGTCTTAACGGAACTGGGTATTGACCCGGCAATGCGAGCGGAAAATATCTCTGTCGCGCAGTACTGCCAGATGGCGAACTATCTGTCAGAAAACGCGCCATCGAAGGAGAGTTAA
- the apaG gene encoding Co2+/Mg2+ efflux protein ApaG has protein sequence MINSPRVCVQVQSVYIEAQSSPDDERYVFAYTVTIRNLGRAPVQLLGRYWLITNGHGRETEVQGEGVVGVQPHIEPGEEYQYTSGAVIETPLGTMQGHYEMIDENGVAFTIDIPVFRLAVSTLIH, from the coding sequence ATGATCAATTCGCCCCGAGTGTGTGTTCAGGTACAAAGCGTCTATATTGAAGCGCAATCCTCACCTGATGATGAACGTTACGTTTTTGCCTACACCGTAACCATCCGCAATTTGGGGCGAGCGCCCGTGCAGCTACTGGGACGCTATTGGTTGATAACTAATGGTCATGGCCGAGAAACCGAAGTCCAGGGGGAAGGTGTGGTTGGCGTTCAGCCGCACATTGAGCCTGGCGAAGAGTACCAGTATACCAGCGGTGCCGTTATCGAAACACCGCTGGGCACGATGCAGGGTCATTACGAAATGATCGATGAGAATGGCGTCGCCTTTACCATCGACATTCCGGTTTTCCGACTCGCTGTTTCCACTCTCATTCATTAA